From Montipora foliosa isolate CH-2021 chromosome 6, ASM3666993v2, whole genome shotgun sequence, a single genomic window includes:
- the LOC138005160 gene encoding putative nuclease HARBI1, with protein MSRTTVSCLERLLAACPDLPHEQRNGGRPVIDLEKQVLITMWILGNPECLRSVADRFNVTKSSAFCVYRRICEAIANNLSGQLIKFPSGQRAIDVVQGFEEKRAYPGVLGAIDGCHIPVKAPRKNHEQYINRKGFHSLQLQVICDMDMQFTDVFCGYPRSVHDARVFRNSPFFQDAEANPDNLFPRNTHLLGDSAYPLKKGWVLTPFRDNGRLTRQKRYNFVHSSTRMVVERSLGLLKGRFRKLKTQMEVEKIEDAPVIIVAACVLHNVCLMDDEDDIEDFIDGNNDDDDDDDDDDDDAPPCANGEDKRNQIMRNFP; from the exons ATGTCAAGAACTACAGTCAGCTGTTTGGAACGCCTTTTAGCTGCTTGCCCAGATCTGCCCcatgaacaaaggaatggagGAAGACCTGTCATCGACTTAGAGAAGCAGGTATTGATTACGATGTGGATACTTGGTAACCCTGAGTGTCTGCGATCAGTGGCCGATCGATTTAACGTCACAAAATCGAGTGCATTTTGTGTTTATCGTAGAATCTGTGAAGCGATTGCCAACAATCTCTCCGGCCAGCTAATCAAGTTCCCCTCAGGGCAAAGAGCAATAGATGTGGTACAAGGGTTTGAGGAGAAACGGGCATATCCTGGTGTTTTGGGTGCCATCGATGGATGTCATATTCCAGTCAAAGCACCAAGGAAAAACCATGAACAGTACATTAATCGTAAAGGGTTTCACTCGCTGCAGTTACAAGTAATCTGCGATATGGACATGCAATTCACTGATGTGTTTTGTGGTTATCCTAGGTCTGTCCATGATGCGAGGGTGTTTAGAAATTCACCCTTTTTCCAAGATGCTGAAGCAAATCCAGACAACTTGTTTCCAAGAAATACCCATCTGCTTGGCGACTCGGCTTACCCTTTGAAGaaagg GTGGGTGCTTACCCCATTTCGTGACAATGGTCGTCTTACTAGACAGAAGAGATATAACTTTGTTCATAGCTCTACCCGAATGGTAGTGGAAAGATCCCTTGGCCTTTTAAAGGGTAGATTTAGGAAACTGAAAACACAAATGGAGGTTGAGAAGATTGAGGATGCTCCTGTCATAATTGTGGCTGCCTGTGTGTTGCACAACGTTTGCCTGATGGACGATGAAGATGACATTGAAGACTTTATAGACggtaacaatgatgatgatgatgatgatgacgatgacgacgatgatgctCCACCATGTGCAAATGGTGAAGATAAGAGGAATCAAATAATGAGAAACTTCCCTTGA